GCACTGATTCTAaatgtagccaatcaggaacacgaaggacaaaatttcactgtgaagaaatattGTTCGTGCAATCAGCAACGCGAACGACGAAATTTCACTAGTGAGGAATGAACGTATCGAATGGAACGTCATCCGACAGCCGTTGCACAAAAACTgcgcgctttgaaaaatggccgaggaaaggtttgcttctgtttgctcagttgaggaatttattttagaacaagaaaacagaaatgccgcTCAAAAAACTGAAAGAGATGTGCGATTGCTTGAacgacttttgaaaacgaaggtcgaagacagaaaaatggaagttattccagcggttgagctgaatgaatactgaataTATCAACCAAAAATCATCTCCGTCCGCACTGAAGACTGCAATGAATACGAGCCGACTTTCCTTCGAAGTTTAGTGGCTAGCTTAAAACGACAGCTGAAGAAAGAGGGCTATTCCGCAAGCGTAACAAACTACCTGGTATTTGATAAAACTAGAGAGGTTCTttagtccaaacaaaaacaactaacgAAGCAAGGAAAGGGAAATAAACCCAAAGCACCGGTAGCTTTGACAAGGGACGAACTAAAAACACTTTTCACTTTGGACTACTTTGGAATATCTGAAACACAGtaagtgttgtaaattttattaattaaattgTCGGTTGGGCGATTTTAAACCATTGATTATTGCTTTCATCACCCCACTCCATTTGCGCGTaataatgcactagtcatttgtttcccccaccccttgacccccggggatgggtagggaaattacatttgaatggttgtaaagtacgtgtatttccactggggactagagcgaacaaacacacgtaattcccccacccctctgttcctaaaagattctgagtcatcaaggaaatgttagggagattaccacaatatacagttcttgccatttgtgtgtgccacatgaactatataaggaacgaaacaaaaaaaaaaaaaaaaaagaactggataGAAACAAGACAGGAATAAGCGACCAATAAAGAAAGAGTTTAGACATGAttgctgttcttttgtttttttgcaagcgtgaaaatactcattacccTTGCTGTTCGTTTCTTtttagtcccagtcctcctaggtaagaattccccgatatttcccccgtatgtccccagaggggtagggcagaggaacgaaaatcttgtaatttccctacccctagaggcgtaattgtggcgtaatctcgcgtaattgccctagtaatttccccatatgtccccactatccccgggggtcggggggtgggggaaacaaatgactagtgcataaatTTGTCTATCAAACACTACAACGAAAAAAACCTCAGAacctatgaaataaacacattacGGCATAGTAGTCTTCTTCGATAATTGACGTTTGTCAATCCAGAGAACATCACTTCGTATTTATCGTCGTCTCAGAAATGTTTTGAGCACACTGCCGAGTACTTCGTGGGTTCCCAATGAGCACGCTTGGATTTTACAAAGTTGAACCACTTCTTTCTTCGTTTTCGTTTCTGGGGTTCATCAGCCCCTTCAAAAGGTATATGATGGAGCAATATACCTTCTGTCTTACTTGATTTGTTTTTACAACCCGAAAACGACGCATTTATCTGGTATTTTCAGGGAAAGCGATCAATGACCTGTAATAACGTCACAAATTACGCTATACCCAGACCGTTTTCAATGACTCTGTGGCTCGTTGTGTTTTAGAAAAGTGCTATTTTTCCGATCttaaaaaatcataaaaaattgCGGTTTTAACCGAATTCAAGACTTTATGCGACATTTATCCCAATTCAATACAAAGATTTAATtacgcaaaaaaaaagttttgggGTTACAGGCAGAAAAAGGTACCAGAGAATTTGGCATTTGGTTTcggtgttgtacataacatccctagtagtaaaatattagaaatacaactAAAGATtccatatatttatttttcaccgcttgtCTTGTTTATCGAATTGTTGTTCCATTCCTGAGCTCCATaggggtatattttgtttaaagatccactaaaacgccattcgcgttgcatcgACTTCGACGCCAtcgcaggttaattaaatattctactgtgtctaccGGATAAAATCTAGGAATTTCGACTttcccctgaaacctaccaaagataCGCGCAGAAGCCTTtaggcacaaagacaatacttaacaggggagtgacaggaaagacgcTATTGCGCAAATTTTCCGATTTCCGACAGTGggagaaaacagagaaattcCAAGGAGATTTCGACTGGATGGCAACTCAGTAACTAGCAACCATGTTGTTGCATTTTTTAAGTAATTATACTTATTTCGGGTTGTCAGTTTCCCTTTATAATTAATATTCTTTTATTGTTATTCTAATACATTTCTTACTGCGGTTTAGTCTAGGAAGGGATAACGTGCATTTGTCGCAATGCACTGCacaaacgaaaagttgttttttttttggtttctcaTGTTTTGTAGCGGAAGAGAAAATCCGAAACATTCTAAATGCCAACATCAATGAATTATCGGTTGATCAAATTGAAGACGCTATCACAGCCAACAATCTTTGTGATTGTAGAAATCCTATCACGACAGCTTTTGAGGTGAGTGCTCTTTTAAACGTACCCTACCCAAAGATCGACAAAACTAACAGAAGTTCacactgaaaagaaatgtaaatgaCTTGCATTATATTTAAGCTGCCATCACAGAGCAGTTTAAATTTAGCACAGCAATGCCCAAAAGATAGCCTTCCAGTAGCAGACGCAGACAAATAAAAGAGTCAATCCCGTACAAAATAAATGCGTTCAGTAGCTGATTAGTGCGTTAAAGCGGTGCGATCAAATCATGATTGCTTTTGATTCATTTACCCGGGAATTGATTGGCTGACAATTTGTAAATCACGTCATTGTGATCCCTCAAGCTAAAAAGAGCAATGAATTGATTAACATAAAACCCAAATAGTACACACATAGGATGGATGAGAAGGGTTCATAACATAACAGGCACATGCTTATTCTTAGGCCCGTTTTAGACGTCGCATTTCAAacgtgccgaatctaatgcaaatgagaaataTCTactgttttcgctcatttgcattagattcggcacaggTGAAATGAGACGTTTAAAACGGCCTTAAATTCCTacttgaaattaaaataaaaggtttccACGAAGCTGAAACAACTTGCTCTGATACGCGATGAAAGTGAAGCTTTTCTTAACGAACTGGCTCAACAAGTTGAAGACTTTTCAGTTACACTGATGCagcaaatcaaaacaaaggaagaaTCCTCGATTGATCACGAAAGTATCGACAACTATGGAGCTCTACTTGATGACATCACAGCATCAGCTATTCGCAACTCACGAAAGAAGGTGAGATATCTTACTCGGCAATGAATATCAGTAAAAGATGATATCAAAAATATCAGTAAGGGCCAAATTTACACGAAGCTGGCATTTCGAGCGGTCAAATTTGCGTTCGACATGGCTCCCCCTCTCCCTTATACCTATAATCACAAacaacccacaattcctctattagCTCTCAGGGCTatcgctcgaaatgtcagcttttttgTCTATTTGCAATAGAAAATTTGACccttatcaactcgtttgataaaaaaaTTTCGTGTTTCCTCACCGTGAAAAGGTATGAATATCGATATATGTGTGCATACAGGCAGGAGCTCATTAATGGGCTACTTGTAAAGGTAAATAATATTTTGCAAGGACGTCCACTCGGCCTTCCTTGTTAACTTGTGCCAGTGCCTGTTTTGcctgttattttttttgccTCTGGATCTCAGTGTCTCCGAGGATGGCCCACAGGCGGATATCAGTTTAGAAACTTGAAACTAATTTAGCCCTTCATTAGTATCTCACGTCagaccaataacaatagagtttTGTCTTTAAAATAGTTTGGCACCAACAGTACTTAATTTATTTGATGAAATTGCGGACTTTATCTGGATTTTCATCTATTGCAACATGTCATTCATAATAAACAGTGAAGATTGATATAGTCCCCTATGCAGCCGTTCTTTGCGTCATCACGCAATGCTCCTTCCAAGGGTGGGGAAGGCTAAACTCCTCCCCACCAGGGGGAGGAGCGTGTGGGGAGGAGAgctgcttaggcctaattactcttcaggagcgatattctatgggagacttaaataaatgtttttttgagaGTGtagtgtcttgatcttcagtgttgaagcggaaagaagcggttgcTATAGAGTAGAAAACTCCGAGTTCAAATCCAATTCACGGTTATGATTTCTTATTTCCTTactttctctgctaccacaagtccttggacacagtgtcctaattaacgataatagcaaattcaaagaaaattacgaattaacgataatcgttaattaaAGAAGAGCTCATGTTGCTTTATTAGCGTCTGGAATTTAGTTGACCCTACGCGGATATTTTTTCCCAGGAATACGGTGAGAACGTCGTTCTAGGGAAACTGCGCCTGCGCAAACAGATATCAAGACAGCCGTGCCTCTGGATGCGGGCAGTGATCGCTTTTGTGAGATAAAGTTCAGAGAGACCATGGGCCAGGACCCCAAAATGTCGAATTTCGTACCACTCTTAAGGAAAAAGGCTACCATACCTCTTTGGAAACTTTGCTTCCTCTACTTCGTTTTTTGTTTGATAGCCCTGCCAATGGCATAGCTTTCTTGTGTTCATCACGTGATGAAATGACGTCAATAAGGTCATAGAGTATCACTTCACGTTACTCACTATTGCAACATTGAATGTTTTATGCTGAAAAAATGGAACAGGTTCTGGTTTAAATAAGATCAATAAATGCCAAAGGCTGTTTTGAGAAGACTCTCCTTGGACCACCGCCTTGCCGCGGTGGAGGAGCTTGCCTGCCTCAATGACCCTGAGAGTTACCGTCGGGGTCTACcatccccttccccccccccccccccacacacacacacacacacacacacacacacccagCATGTCTAACAATGGCGGGCAGGTGAAAGGGTAAGGACCAGACTAGATAGTAGTCAGTGGCCCTCTAGTTGGGGGGTTAGGCGTACAGCTAATCCCCGCACCCCATACAAATACTTGATTACGGAAACCGAAAAGACGATTGACGAACTCATCCAGGATTGTCGTCGGGCGACGTGTGAGCTACCCAATGATAGCTTTCTAAGCTAAAATACTGCTATTATGACAGTTGTGGGGCAAAGTAAAGCTGCAAGGACCCCTGCAACTTGATTAAGTCGCCTGAGGCTTCCCTCCTGACACCCAAAGCTACCCTGAGACTTGGGTGTTGGAAAGTGCGAACACTTTACCAGATAGGAAGGACTTCTACTGTCACCGTCACCAGGGAATTCAGGAACTGCAACTTTGACATACTTGGTATGAATGAAATACGATGGACTGGCTTTAGAGAACTGAGAACAGCAACAGGTCAGAGTATCTTGTACTCAGGAAGAGAAGAAGAGCATCATAGAGAAGTGGGACTTATTCTGAAGAAGGTAGTAAGAAAAACGCTGCTGAAGCGCAACCTTGTCAACGAGAGAATCATGGGTGCACACTTCAACTCACGCTATGCAAAACTCACTGTCATCCAAATGTACGCGCCCACTAATGACGCAAATGACGAATCCAAGGAAGAATTTTATGACCAACTGCAGCAGGAGGTTGAAACAACACCCAGACATGATGTGCTAATTGTGATAAGGGGCCTGAATGCCAAAATCGGTGAGCACAATAAAGGATGGAAGAAGGTGATGGGACAACATGGACTTGGAAGAATGAACGAGAACGGAGAGAGACTAGCGACGTTCTGTGGCAACAACGACTTGGTGGTTGGAGGCAACCTATTCAAGCATAGAGACATTCATAAGATTACGTGGACCTCCCCGAATGCCAAAGATCGGAATCAAAATGACCATATCATCATCAATGGTAAATACAGAGGTTTGCTGATGGACACCCGAGAAATGAGAGGGGCTGATGCCAACTCACATGGGCTGAAGCTATGGAGCACAAAGAGGAAGAGGAGGGAGAAGACCATCTTTGACATTAAGAAGTTTCGAGATCCCTGTGTCAAAGAGGTATTTCGGCTGGAAGTGAGCAACCGATTCCATGTGTTGGGGGCAGATGACGCAGATCATATCGAAGAGAGGTGGGAACGGTTCAAGGAGGTCTACAACGAGAGTGCCAAAGAGGTCCTGGAGGGAAGAGGAGAGTGAAGAATGACTGGATCAGTGGGAAGACCTATAGGAAGATTTAAGAGAGACGAAGGTTAAAGGAGAATATAGGATGTACACGGTCTGCCCGCATGAAGGAGAGAGCCGCTGCTGCAGACAAGTGGATATGGCTGAAAGACTAAGCAGAGGAAGCTGAGGCAGCAGCCAGAAACAACTGCAGGGGTGACCTGTACCAGCTCACTAGAAAGATAGCTGCACAAGGAAGGAATATGACTATCATCAAAGATAAAGAGCGCAAGCGACTTGTAAATGAACACGAAGTCTTAGAGAGGTGGAGGGAACACTTTGAGGAAGTCCTGTACGTACAATGACCTGACATACCCCTGCCACTGAAAAATCAAGCACCTGGGGTCATCACAAGCATCGACATTGGTGACATCTCTTTTGCTGAAATTAAGAAAGTGATCCACCGTCCAAAGAATGGCAAGAGTCCAGGGTTTGATGGCACCAATGCTGAGTTGCTCAAGTGCCCCGAGAAGGATGCGGTGAAACAACTCCACTTACTTTTTATTACTATCTGGAAATAAAAATGTGTACAAGAGAACTGGAAGAAGTGAAAGTGCCGAAGAAGGGAGACCTCGCTCAGTGAGATAACTATCGCGGTATATCCCTACTCTGCGTACCAAGCAAAATCTTATGCAGGGTCTTCATTGACAGAGTGAAGAGTGGTGTGGACGAGATGATTAGGCAAGAGCAGGAAGGATTTCGATCTGGAAGGGGAACCTCTGAGCATACAATCAGAGCTCAAGATGCGTCAAGGAAGGCGGAAGGTATTCTAGCTGGTTCGAAGGGAAGAGTGGCGTGCGGCAAGGGTGTGTGTTATCTGGCTTCATCTTTGTCTTGATCATGGACTGAGTCATGCGGCACACAAATGATAGGAGACGCGGCTTGAGATGGATATTCACATCCGTTCTAGAAGACCTGGACTATGTTGATGATGTTACTCTAATCTCAAGCAGATTTGCTGATCTCCAAGAGAAGACCGATAGGCTAGCAGCCATTGCCGGCATTTTTGGGCTTAAGATCAACCCGCGCAAAACAAAGACGCTTAGGATGAGTCACAGATGCACGGACTACATCAGGATAGGAGAGGAGGTGGAACATGTGGAATCCTTCGTGTACCTAGATTCAGTACTTGACAAACTTGGCGGCGCAGAAGCAGACATCAAAGGGCGACTCGCACTAGCGAGAAATGCATTCACCAGAATTCAGAACATCTGGAGGTCAGGCAGATTCAGCCAGAAGACCAAGTTGCGCGTCCTGAACTCGAATTTCCTGTCCGTGCTGTTATATGGAGTTGAAATGTGGAGGGTGACAGCAGCTGATCTCAACAAACTGGATGTTTTTATTGCTCTAATAACTATTTCTGCTGAGGAGATTCTGGCCCAACCATCTGAGCAATGAAGAGCTGTACGAAAAACCACAGGGAGTAAGCCGGTGTCAATCTTCATACGAGTAAGAAGATGGTGATGGTAACAGCATGCATTGAGGAAAAGTCCTGACAACATCTCGAAGACTGCATTGACGTGGGAACCTGAGGGTATGAGGAGGCGAGGTTGACCGAGAGAGACGTGGAGAAGAACCGTGGAGAAGGAAAGGAACAAGCTTTGATGGCATACATGGGGAGCTGCTGATGCATCGGCGTCAGACCGGGATGGATGGCTGGCCTCAAGAGTCCTCATGGGCACGATGAGGAAGAGTGAGTGAGTGTTGTTTTGAAGACGATATATCTCTACCCATTTAACATTTGATAGGTGAAATAAAAGACTTCTggctttgtaaacaaataacTATTTGTGGGTAAGCCATtacgcaaatttttttttttactagttTAAGAAGGCGAGATAGCGGTAATTTTGTCAACTTGGATATCTTTTCTGCTTTATGCCAGTCGTGCTGGTAACTAGTTTCTTCTTCACTGGTGtaatcatcatcgtcgtc
The Montipora capricornis isolate CH-2021 chromosome 10, ASM3666992v2, whole genome shotgun sequence genome window above contains:
- the LOC138021949 gene encoding craniofacial development protein 2-like; translation: MNEIRWTGFRELRTATGQSILYSGREEEHHREVGLILKKVVRKTLLKRNLVNERIMGAHFNSRYAKLTVIQMYAPTNDANDESKEEFYDQLQQEVETTPRHDVLIVIRGLNAKIGEHNKGWKKVMGQHGLGRMNENGERLATFCGNNDLVVGGNLFKHRDIHKITWTSPNAKDRNQNDHIIINGKYRGLLMDTREMRGADANSHGLKLWSTKRKRREKTIFDIKKFRDPCVKEVFRLEVSNRFHVLGADDADHIEERWERFKEVYNESAKEVLEGRGE